A stretch of the uncultured Cohaesibacter sp. genome encodes the following:
- a CDS encoding DNA-binding domain-containing protein, translating to MLADDRVKSLGTVQTGFASALLNLDHPVPADVIGPKPGKKAVKRFGVYRNNVLSGLIEAMAGVYPVVRDLVGEEFFNATCSLYIRQHPPRSKLLITYGDAFADFLASFPPAAELPYLADVARLERAWLDAYHAADAAPFDPTALQSIPPERLGELTFSFHPSARLLRSDHPVFSIWSAHSEHGDKADLGSVDHSAQSVLITRPQWQVSLTMLPDGADVFFKALMTGASLADAAEKATNAKDDFDFGQHFTGLLQTGALISADLPHPAEATEQKPGT from the coding sequence ATGTTGGCTGATGATCGGGTCAAAAGCCTTGGCACGGTCCAGACCGGCTTTGCATCCGCGCTCCTCAATCTGGATCATCCGGTGCCCGCCGATGTGATCGGCCCCAAACCCGGCAAGAAAGCGGTCAAACGCTTCGGCGTTTATCGCAACAATGTGTTGAGTGGACTGATTGAAGCGATGGCAGGTGTCTATCCGGTGGTGCGCGATCTGGTTGGCGAGGAGTTTTTCAACGCCACCTGCTCGCTCTATATCCGCCAGCATCCACCGCGCTCAAAGCTGCTCATCACCTACGGCGACGCTTTTGCCGATTTTCTGGCCAGCTTTCCACCCGCCGCCGAACTGCCCTATCTGGCCGATGTCGCTCGGCTAGAGCGGGCATGGCTTGATGCCTATCACGCAGCCGATGCAGCGCCATTTGATCCAACCGCCCTGCAATCCATACCGCCGGAGCGTTTGGGCGAGCTGACTTTCTCCTTTCATCCAAGCGCCCGATTGCTGCGCTCCGACCATCCGGTCTTCTCCATCTGGTCGGCCCATTCCGAGCATGGAGATAAAGCCGACCTCGGGTCAGTGGACCATAGCGCCCAATCGGTGCTGATCACCCGCCCACAATGGCAAGTATCACTCACTATGTTGCCTGACGGCGCAGACGTCTTTTTCAAAGCCCTGATGACAGGCGCATCTCTCGCCGATGCGGCAGAAAAAGCCACCAACGCCAAGGATGATTTTGACTTTGGCCAGCATTTCACTGGCCTGTTGCAAACAGGCGCCTTGATCAGCGCTGATTTGCCCCATCCAGCCGAGGCCACAGAACAAAAGCCCGGCACTTGA
- a CDS encoding low specificity L-threonine aldolase, which produces MQFASDNWAGASTEVMQALSRHNDGVAPAYGGDDLTKQIETRFQEIFEADCSVFMVATGTGANALALSSLTGPGGTVFCHMDAHIRVDECGAPEFLTSGARMWGLDGRHGKLTPEAILHGLEQVPHGVVHHGQPNAISLSQATEYGTAYDLAELNAIATTAKDQKLALHMDGARFANAMLAIGATPAEMTWKSGVDVLSFGATKNGAWCAEAVVYFNQDYAGDFIYRRKRAGHLFSKMRFAAAQFDGYFAQDHWLDNASHANNMASRLVDGLNASNSCRVAWPSQSNEVFAILPKSAAEAAHKQGGNFHEWPSATLPEQDRPGDGECLVRLVCSFRTQTDEVDAFLAAING; this is translated from the coding sequence ATGCAATTTGCCAGCGACAACTGGGCCGGGGCCTCCACCGAGGTCATGCAAGCCCTGTCCCGCCATAATGATGGCGTCGCCCCCGCCTATGGCGGCGACGACCTCACCAAACAGATCGAAACCCGCTTTCAGGAGATCTTTGAGGCCGACTGCTCGGTCTTCATGGTCGCCACCGGCACTGGAGCCAATGCTCTTGCTTTGTCGTCGCTGACCGGTCCGGGTGGCACGGTCTTCTGCCATATGGACGCCCACATCCGGGTCGATGAATGCGGCGCACCGGAATTCCTGACCTCTGGCGCGCGCATGTGGGGGCTGGACGGGCGCCACGGCAAGCTAACGCCCGAAGCCATCCTGCATGGCCTTGAGCAAGTGCCTCACGGCGTAGTGCATCACGGTCAGCCCAATGCCATTTCCCTGTCGCAGGCAACCGAATATGGCACCGCTTACGATCTGGCCGAGCTGAATGCAATTGCAACCACCGCCAAGGATCAAAAGCTTGCGCTGCATATGGATGGCGCCCGCTTTGCCAATGCCATGCTGGCCATTGGCGCGACACCTGCCGAAATGACTTGGAAATCCGGCGTCGATGTGCTGTCCTTTGGCGCGACAAAAAATGGTGCCTGGTGCGCCGAAGCCGTGGTCTACTTCAATCAGGATTATGCCGGCGACTTCATTTATCGCCGCAAGCGGGCTGGCCATCTTTTCTCCAAGATGCGCTTTGCCGCGGCCCAGTTTGACGGCTATTTCGCACAAGACCATTGGCTGGACAATGCCTCGCACGCCAACAACATGGCCTCCCGTCTGGTGGATGGTCTTAATGCCTCCAACAGCTGCCGGGTTGCCTGGCCGAGCCAATCAAACGAGGTTTTCGCCATCCTGCCAAAATCGGCAGCCGAAGCAGCCCACAAACAGGGTGGCAATTTCCACGAATGGCCATCCGCAACACTGCCAGAGCAAGACCGCCCCGGCGATGGCGAATGCCTTGTCCGTCTGGTCTGCTCTTTCCGCACCCAAACAGATGAAGTCGATGCCTTCCTCGCGGCCATCAATGGCTAG
- a CDS encoding DoxX family membrane protein, which translates to MSLLNRLIALHNRAFTALDAALSDWFLGLAARLIFSSALFFYYFNSGISKLGDGPLGLFEPSAAAYAQILPPIADAVLYDTTQIAFFPWTIIVILGTITEILLPLLILFGLGTRLASLAFIAFIGVQTYVDIAFHGLESETIGAVFDQIHNSEILDYRLLTILPLILLALKGPGKVSLDYLLAKMIQPSTKLATA; encoded by the coding sequence ATGTCTCTTCTCAACCGGCTGATAGCCCTTCACAATCGCGCCTTTACCGCGCTGGATGCCGCCCTGTCGGACTGGTTTCTCGGTCTCGCAGCCCGGTTGATCTTCTCCAGCGCCCTGTTTTTCTATTATTTCAACTCCGGCATCAGCAAACTCGGAGACGGCCCCCTTGGCCTGTTCGAGCCATCGGCTGCCGCCTATGCCCAGATCCTGCCGCCGATTGCCGATGCAGTGCTTTATGACACCACCCAGATTGCCTTCTTTCCCTGGACGATCATCGTAATCCTTGGCACCATCACCGAAATCCTGCTGCCATTGCTGATCCTGTTCGGGCTGGGCACCCGCCTTGCCAGCCTTGCCTTCATTGCTTTCATCGGCGTTCAAACCTATGTCGACATCGCCTTCCACGGCCTTGAAAGCGAAACCATCGGCGCGGTCTTTGATCAGATCCACAATTCCGAAATTCTCGACTATCGTCTCTTGACCATTCTGCCGCTGATTTTGCTGGCCCTCAAAGGTCCCGGCAAGGTATCGCTTGACTATCTATTGGCAAAAATGATCCAGCCGAGCACCAAATTGGCCACGGCCTGA
- a CDS encoding DUF2282 domain-containing protein, with amino-acid sequence MSNNAKSFSAALVAGAVATFVSAGAMTALTTDGVQAAEMEKCYGVALKGQNDCKAGPGTTCKGSSTMDYQGDAWKLVPKGTCTTMETPHGMGSLTPKKM; translated from the coding sequence ATGTCTAACAATGCAAAATCCTTCTCCGCTGCCCTTGTTGCTGGCGCTGTTGCCACTTTCGTTTCTGCCGGTGCCATGACCGCCCTGACCACCGATGGCGTACAGGCCGCTGAAATGGAAAAATGCTACGGCGTTGCACTGAAAGGCCAGAATGACTGCAAAGCAGGCCCTGGCACCACCTGCAAAGGCTCTTCTACCATGGATTATCAGGGCGATGCCTGGAAGCTGGTCCCCAAAGGCACCTGCACGACCATGGAAACTCCGCATGGCATGGGCAGCCTGACCCCGAAGAAAATGTAA
- a CDS encoding DUF692 domain-containing protein, with amino-acid sequence MTLSNNLSASSFKLIPARAGVGLKAEHYQTILETNPDIGWFEVHPENYMGAGGPPHKYLTEIASRYPLSLHGVAASIGADQPLDQNHLDRLKALNERYMPGLFSEHLAWSSHDELFFNDLLPVPYREDSLERVIAHVDQVQNHLGRRILIENPSVYVAFESSTMSEIAFLEKLVARTGCGLLLDCNNVYVSATNQNYDPVAYLDAFPVEHVGEVHLAGFARDEDDEGELLLIDSHDREVADVVWQLYDHTLKRSGAVPTLVEWDGNIPTWDVLFAEAERAETILAQHRKAGDLRHVG; translated from the coding sequence ATGACATTATCCAACAATCTGTCCGCCTCGTCTTTCAAACTGATCCCGGCCCGCGCCGGGGTCGGTCTGAAGGCGGAGCATTATCAGACGATCCTTGAAACAAATCCCGACATTGGCTGGTTTGAAGTCCACCCGGAAAATTATATGGGTGCAGGCGGTCCGCCGCATAAATATCTGACCGAAATTGCCAGCCGCTATCCTCTGTCCCTGCATGGGGTCGCTGCCTCGATTGGCGCTGACCAACCGCTGGATCAGAACCATCTCGACCGCTTGAAAGCGCTCAACGAGCGTTACATGCCCGGCCTCTTCTCCGAGCATCTGGCATGGTCGAGCCATGACGAGCTTTTTTTCAACGATCTTCTCCCCGTCCCCTATCGCGAAGACAGCCTTGAACGCGTCATCGCCCATGTGGATCAGGTCCAGAACCATCTGGGCCGAAGGATCCTGATCGAGAATCCATCGGTCTATGTGGCGTTTGAAAGCTCCACCATGTCTGAAATCGCCTTTCTGGAAAAGCTGGTCGCGCGCACCGGATGCGGCCTGCTGCTTGACTGCAACAATGTCTATGTCTCGGCAACCAATCAGAATTATGACCCGGTCGCCTATCTCGATGCCTTCCCGGTTGAGCATGTCGGCGAGGTGCATCTGGCCGGCTTTGCCCGCGATGAAGATGACGAAGGCGAGCTGTTGCTGATCGATTCCCACGACCGCGAGGTCGCCGATGTGGTCTGGCAGCTCTATGACCATACCCTGAAACGCTCCGGCGCTGTACCAACCCTCGTCGAATGGGACGGCAACATCCCCACATGGGATGTGTTATTTGCTGAAGCAGAACGGGCCGAGACGATCCTTGCTCAACACCGCAAAGCAGGAGACTTGCGCCATGTTGGCTGA
- a CDS encoding N-formylglutamate amidohydrolase, whose protein sequence is MHQPDKRLGPFLFNSPHSGRCYTQHFKESSRLGELELRRSEDAFVDLLFEKVPEVGLPLLKANFPRAYLDLNREPYELDPSMFDGPLPSFVKSSGARVGSGLGTIARIVAERKEIYKHRIPVEEGLERIETLYKPYHHALRRQMALTHVDFGYACLIDCHSMPSRVLQNTNPAKRPDIILGDRYGTSCHTSLTDAVRGILTHLGFKVEMNRPYAGGFITQHYGRPIKGLHALQIEIDRSLYMNEESFEPVAHFGELVDLFARFSELLMQCESEAFLPEAAAAE, encoded by the coding sequence CTGCATCAGCCAGATAAGCGGCTAGGCCCTTTCCTGTTCAACTCGCCTCATTCGGGACGTTGCTACACCCAGCACTTCAAGGAATCGAGCCGTCTGGGCGAATTGGAACTGCGCCGCTCGGAAGATGCCTTTGTTGACTTGCTGTTCGAAAAGGTGCCCGAAGTCGGGCTGCCATTGCTCAAAGCCAATTTCCCCCGCGCATATCTGGATCTCAACCGCGAACCCTATGAACTCGACCCAAGCATGTTTGACGGGCCCCTGCCCTCCTTTGTCAAAAGCTCAGGTGCTCGGGTTGGCAGCGGTTTGGGGACGATTGCCAGAATCGTCGCCGAACGCAAAGAAATCTACAAACACCGCATTCCGGTCGAGGAAGGGCTGGAGCGCATCGAAACGCTTTATAAGCCCTATCACCACGCCCTGAGACGGCAAATGGCGCTCACCCATGTGGATTTCGGCTATGCCTGCCTGATCGACTGCCACTCGATGCCATCGCGCGTTTTGCAAAATACCAATCCGGCCAAGCGACCCGACATCATCCTTGGTGATCGCTACGGCACCAGTTGCCACACGTCCCTCACCGACGCTGTGAGGGGTATCCTGACCCATCTTGGCTTCAAGGTGGAAATGAACCGCCCCTATGCTGGCGGTTTCATCACCCAGCATTATGGCCGCCCAATCAAGGGGCTCCATGCCTTGCAGATCGAAATCGACCGCAGCCTCTATATGAATGAGGAAAGCTTCGAGCCAGTGGCCCATTTCGGCGAATTGGTGGATCTGTTTGCCCGCTTCTCTGAATTGCTGATGCAATGCGAAAGCGAAGCCTTTTTGCCCGAAGCCGCGGCTGCAGAATAA
- a CDS encoding Hsp20 family protein, with protein sequence MRHYDFSPLYRSTVGFDKLFSMLDTVSSPDNGASSYPPYNIERLSENGYRISMAVAGFTEKDISIEVKENTLTVVGEKVADEADKDRDYLHRGIASRAFERQFQLADYMHVEGASMEHGLLHIDLTRELPEAKKPRQIAIKSTSDQTMIEGNTH encoded by the coding sequence ATGCGTCACTATGATTTTTCTCCGCTCTATCGCTCCACCGTCGGATTTGACAAGCTTTTTTCCATGCTGGATACCGTGTCCAGCCCGGATAACGGAGCCTCTTCCTATCCCCCATACAATATCGAGCGCCTTTCAGAGAATGGCTATCGCATCTCCATGGCTGTCGCGGGCTTCACTGAGAAAGACATTTCCATCGAAGTGAAGGAAAACACGCTGACCGTGGTTGGTGAAAAGGTCGCTGATGAGGCCGATAAAGACCGGGATTACCTGCATCGCGGCATTGCCTCGCGTGCATTTGAGCGCCAGTTCCAGCTTGCTGATTACATGCATGTTGAAGGCGCAAGCATGGAGCACGGCCTGCTTCATATCGATCTGACCCGTGAGTTGCCTGAGGCGAAGAAACCACGTCAGATTGCGATCAAAAGCACATCCGATCAGACCATGATCGAAGGCAATACGCACTAA